One window from the genome of Falco peregrinus isolate bFalPer1 chromosome 15, bFalPer1.pri, whole genome shotgun sequence encodes:
- the SC5D gene encoding lathosterol oxidase, whose protein sequence is MDLVLDAADRHLLTPYVYPTSWPEGEPCRQLLSLFVITNLGALTLYLLFGTLSYYFIFDHELKKHPQFLENQVRREIVYALCSLPWISMPTVALFFAEVRGYSKLYDNIEDSPYGWSGVFLSMLSFLFFTDMGIYWIHRALHHKLLYKRFHKPHHLWKIATPFASHAFHPVDGFMQSLPYHIYPFLFPLHKVTYLGLYIFVNVWTISIHDGDYRVPHLLRHVINGSAHHTDHHLYFDYNYGQYFTLWDKIGGSYKSPTAFEGKGPHDYLRKLREKGPGVPNGSPDAKTE, encoded by the exons ATGGATCTGGTCCTGGACGCCGCAGACCGACACCTCCTCACGCCCTACGTGTACCCCACCAGCTGGCCCGAAGGCGAGCCCTGCCGCCAGCTCCTCAGCCTCTTTGTCATCACCAACCTGGGGGCACTCACCCTCTACCTGCTCTTTGGCACCCTCAGCTACTACTTCATCTTTGACCACGAACTCAAGAAACATCCCCAGTTCCTAGAG AACCAGGTGCGTCGGGAGATTGTCTACGCGCTGTGCTCCCTCCCCTGGATCAGCATGCCCACCGTTGCCCTGTTTTTTGCTGAAGTGCGGGGCTACAGCAAGCTCTACGACAACATTGAGGACTCCCCATATG GCTGGTCAGGCGTCTTCCTCAGCATGCtgtccttcctcttcttcactGACATGGGCATCTACTGGATACACCGTGCTCTCCACCACAAGCTACTCTATAAG CGTTTCCACAAGCCCCACCACCTGTGGAAGATCGCGACGCCCTTCGCCAGCCACGCCTTCCACCCTGTTGATGGCTTCATGCAGAGCCTGCCCTACCACATCTaccccttcctctttcccctaCACAAAGTCACCTACTTGGGCCTCTACATCTTTGTCAATGTCTGGACCATCTCCATTCATGATGGCGACTACCGTGTCCCCCACCTCCTGCGGCACGTCATCAATGGCTCAGCCCACCACACCGACCACCACTTGTACTTTGACTACAACTACGGGCAGTACTTCACCCTCTGGGACAAGATCGGTGGCTCCTACAAGAGCCCCACAGCCTTTGAGGGCAAAGGCCCCCACGACTACTTGCGCAAGCTCCGAGAGAAAGGGCCAGGGGTGCCCAATGGCTCCCCAGATGCCAAGACTGAGTAG